The proteins below are encoded in one region of Fusobacteriaceae bacterium:
- the hisG gene encoding ATP phosphoribosyltransferase, which produces MENLTFSLAKGRLTDDAVAIFDKIGLQTNIDNSRKLVFTCGTNKFFLAKPSDVPTYVEYGAADIGIAGKDTILEERRNVYEILDLGIGRCIMAVAGNKDIGNYDFLRVATKYPNIAKAYFDRVNKKAEIIKLTGSVELGCIVGLADVIVDIVESGKTLEENNLYVIEKICDISARVIVNKASLNVKHEAIWKLINHIKGVL; this is translated from the coding sequence GTGGAAAATCTCACCTTTTCATTGGCCAAAGGAAGGCTCACGGACGACGCCGTGGCCATATTTGATAAAATTGGTCTGCAAACAAATATTGACAATTCCCGCAAGCTGGTCTTCACCTGCGGGACGAACAAGTTCTTTCTCGCGAAGCCCAGCGACGTGCCGACCTATGTGGAATACGGCGCGGCGGATATCGGCATCGCCGGAAAGGACACGATCCTCGAGGAACGGCGAAATGTTTATGAAATCCTCGATTTGGGCATCGGGCGCTGCATCATGGCCGTGGCCGGCAATAAAGACATCGGAAATTATGATTTTTTGCGGGTCGCCACGAAATACCCCAATATCGCCAAGGCTTATTTCGACCGCGTGAACAAAAAGGCCGAAATCATCAAATTGACCGGCTCCGTGGAATTGGGCTGCATCGTAGGCCTCGCCGACGTCATCGTCGATATCGTCGAAAGCGGAAAGACCCTTGAGGAAAACAATCTCTACGTCATCGAAAAGATCTGCGATATCTCCGCGCGGGTCATCGTGAACAAAGCGAGCCTCAACGTCAAGCACGAGGCCATCTGGAAACTCATCAACCACATCAAAGGCGTGTTGTGA